The Halosimplex litoreum genome has a window encoding:
- a CDS encoding NADH-quinone oxidoreductase subunit A: protein MSNPWIAIGALAVVALAIPITMMVASALLRPSVPEQGKRAVYESGEVPTGDTRIKFNIQYYMVALLFVVFDIETVLIFPWTVIYRDAVANVGLAEALVPMLVFVGILVIGLGWAWRNGAVKWIRSPRAQAQRVEQ from the coding sequence ATGAGTAACCCATGGATAGCCATCGGGGCGCTCGCCGTCGTCGCGCTCGCCATCCCGATCACGATGATGGTAGCGTCGGCGCTGCTGCGGCCGAGCGTACCGGAACAGGGGAAACGCGCCGTCTACGAGAGCGGCGAGGTCCCGACGGGCGACACGCGCATCAAGTTCAACATTCAGTACTACATGGTCGCGCTGTTGTTCGTCGTCTTCGACATCGAAACCGTCCTCATCTTCCCGTGGACGGTCATCTACCGCGACGCGGTCGCCAACGTCGGACTCGCCGAGGCGCTGGTCCCGATGCTCGTCTTCGTCGGTATCCTCGTCATCGGACTCGGCTGGGCGTGGCGCAACGGCGCGGTCAAGTGGATCCGTAGCCCGCGCGCGCAAGCACAGCGGGTCGAACAGTAA